From one Allorhodopirellula heiligendammensis genomic stretch:
- a CDS encoding integron integrase has translation MTLLKFEIAVASADGVGESDRVWFPKWLRRYAMTFPLGLVNELAVNRETTLQFSRMLLEVGAPAWQRWQAVRSLECYRDLVLGRSEPDLSSIIAKLAQLGKQERNLDLEVPPTEEELAIIRGKMDPAEPVLVQTMRGDMRVLHYSMATEKAYVRWVKRFMGHVGSTDLALFNERDIESFLTKLAVTEQVAASTQTQAQSSLLFLYECILGKRIGFLNAVRVKRPETMPVWFSRPEIGRLLEQLVGVHRIMFLLMYGSGLRHKECRRLRIKDVWFDEGRLLVRDGKGQKDRMTFLPNQAIAELQRQIAWATQRHQQDLEEGFDKVYLPFALARKYPNAGREVGWRWVFPSRQRARDKRSGNVWRHHIGEEQFANALKAAQKAAGITKNGAPHSLRHSFATHLVEDGTDLPSVQTLMGHKDIETTMTYVHVEVGFDGRLQSPIDRLVQADGKRGPESLN, from the coding sequence ATGACACTTTTGAAATTTGAGATCGCTGTGGCGTCTGCCGACGGCGTGGGGGAGAGCGACCGGGTTTGGTTCCCGAAGTGGCTGCGGCGGTATGCGATGACGTTCCCCCTGGGGCTGGTAAATGAGTTGGCTGTCAATCGCGAAACGACCCTGCAATTTTCCCGCATGTTGTTGGAGGTGGGGGCTCCGGCTTGGCAGCGTTGGCAGGCGGTGAGGTCACTGGAGTGTTATCGCGACTTGGTGTTGGGACGCTCCGAGCCAGATTTGTCGAGCATCATTGCCAAACTCGCGCAGTTGGGCAAGCAAGAACGCAACCTTGACTTGGAGGTGCCGCCGACCGAGGAGGAATTGGCAATTATCCGTGGCAAGATGGATCCTGCCGAGCCCGTGCTGGTTCAGACGATGCGTGGCGACATGCGTGTGCTGCACTACTCGATGGCGACGGAGAAAGCATACGTGCGGTGGGTAAAGCGATTCATGGGACACGTGGGGTCCACGGATCTGGCGCTGTTCAACGAACGAGATATCGAGTCGTTTTTGACCAAGCTGGCCGTCACTGAGCAGGTGGCAGCGAGCACGCAGACGCAGGCGCAATCATCGTTGCTGTTTCTTTATGAGTGCATCCTGGGCAAGCGGATAGGTTTCTTGAATGCGGTTCGTGTGAAGCGTCCCGAGACGATGCCGGTGTGGTTCAGCCGTCCGGAGATCGGGCGGTTGTTGGAACAGTTGGTGGGTGTACACCGGATCATGTTTTTGCTGATGTACGGATCAGGTCTGCGTCACAAGGAGTGTCGGCGACTACGGATCAAGGATGTGTGGTTTGATGAGGGTCGTTTGTTAGTGCGCGATGGCAAGGGACAGAAGGACCGGATGACTTTCTTGCCCAACCAAGCGATCGCAGAACTGCAGCGTCAGATTGCGTGGGCGACGCAGCGTCATCAGCAGGATTTGGAGGAGGGGTTTGATAAAGTGTATCTACCGTTTGCTTTGGCGCGTAAGTATCCCAATGCAGGCCGGGAGGTGGGTTGGCGATGGGTGTTTCCGTCGCGTCAGCGGGCGCGTGACAAGCGGAGCGGCAATGTTTGGCGGCACCACATCGGTGAAGAGCAGTTTGCCAACGCGTTGAAAGCGGCTCAAAAAGCGGCTGGAATCACGAAAAACGGGGCACCGCATTCACTTCGGCATAGCTTTGCGACTCATCTGGTCGAGGATGGCACGGATTTACCATCGGTTCAGACACTGATGGGACACAAGGACATTGAGACGACGATGACGTATGTGCATGTGGAGGTTGGATTTGACGGTCGTTTGCAAAGTCCAATTGATCGCCTAGTGCAGGCGGACGGGAAAAGAGGACCGGAGTCGTTAAACTGA